A single region of the Neodiprion pinetum isolate iyNeoPine1 chromosome 5, iyNeoPine1.2, whole genome shotgun sequence genome encodes:
- the ssh gene encoding protein phosphatase Slingshot isoform X10 encodes MGRLAAGGSALQTLHKVSSKAREQNYFLGGLSHDWVNYYEQRIESDRSCLNEWHTMDNLESRRPPSPDSERSKPREREETERVIRSTLKEIMMSVDLDEVTSKYIRGRLEEDLDMDLGEFKPFIDQEMLTILGQMDAPTEIFEHVYLGSEWNASNLEELQKNGVRHILNVTREIDNFFPGMFNYLNVRVYDDEKTDLLKHWDDTFKYITKAKKEGSKVLVHCKMGVSRSASVVIAYAMKAYNWDYSQALKHVKDKRSCIKPNSSFVSQLETYQGILDAMKNKEKLQRSKSDTNLKSPTMVKDQVKKEEKVDSVDTDNLLQAPGTELKRNGQRPKSWSPDAEVSENMLPAVSLSQSLERLDNTGSSEITREDLLRGTNTSKSAEDQEARNVLMPCDNGQSYSVSQNKIVHLPGPDTPSVKHRVNELETQGQRRKGLVLNLTNQFEAATSKPSSPGSDSDVKPLSQSPPPPSCVGEANEKQENPDTEEAWDPSDKQSDKESLVSTQTTHPTGTTPSAINNSECLVWTASAEYKTNTDSNRDTSSNGVVTISESECIAGQPTAVYPNLISRRSRKDGDPFSTQLDRVFDREERRGEPARDSPSRQSSWSSYDSAVIMDNNSVHSSWATLPSRNSSWGSYDMRPSDPLGSSGLFPYDKEEIPWHPGTVKRTKQKLEESTSTVNKRVCTQDSDPDDKSERLTAGDEDAPVEAYNPVLLHYTASPTPRRRDSPPTHESSPKIGTVRESASSAGGIDIKPGVTSVRALGRLSTSAPAPSSLSSESDLPSPLRSCRSESETNSPCVVNTSQCPSVMHHKMVLESLSNKSMFNKRCLSVDDSPEFECPRSSSGIVKNLKKEFEAKSTKPEKSPENNEPVEVLPNTRQKKDNKIRSLPSSPVIAHNDSKIRCASVNGSKDKDKDAKKQDVESPQPETAEDLSVKVLVGKYEFAKPEPRRTSEIQLRVHKDKDKDKDKDAMEVHPPAKSRIAPELSRRSAPIMINHSPLFPEAPEAPGRPPSVPSPSVVVASVVAKAASKKQQQHGRSHPLAMLRVRPRHSSPVYNTM; translated from the exons ATGGGACGACTGGCTGCAGGCGG GTCAGCTTTGCAAACGCTTCACAAGGTGTCCAGCAAAGCTCGAGAGCAGAACTATTTTCTCGGGGGTTTGTCCCATGACTGGGTCAATTACTATGAGCAACGGATCGAGAGTGACCGCTCGTGCCTCAACGAGTGGCACACAATGGATAATCTTGAATCCCGCAGGCCACCGTCTCCGGACAGTGAGCGCAGCAA acccagggagagagaggaaaCTGAGCGTGTTATCAGATCAACTTTGAAAGAGATCATGATGTCCGTTGATCTCGACGAGGTAACCTCAAAGTACATCAGAGGTCGTCTCGAGGAAGACCTCGACATGGATCTCGGAGAATTCAAACCATTCATTGATCAAGAAATGCTAACTATATTGGGGCAGATGGATGCGCCAACCGAGATATTCGAGCACGTTTACCTCGGCAGCGAATGGAATGCCAGCAATTTAGAAGAGCTGCAAAAAAATGG agTGAGGCACATCTTGAACGTTACAAGAGaaatcgacaattttttcccaGGGATGTTCAATTACTTGAATGTCCGCGTTTACGATGATGAAAAAACGGATTTGCTCAAACATTGGGATGACACGTTTAAATATATAACGAAGGCGAAGAAGGAGGGTTCAAAAGTGCTGGTTCATTGTAAAATGGGAGTTTCCAGGTCGGCTTCGGTTGTGATTGCCTACGCTATGAAGGCCTACAACTGGGACTACTCGCAAGCCCTGAAACACGTAAAAGATAAACGAAGCTGCATAAAGCCAAACAGTAGTTTCGTATCGCAACTCGAAACGTATCAGGGCATTTTAGATGCCATGAAGAACAAGGAGAAATTACAAAGGTCCAAATCTGACACGAATTTAAAGTCACCGACGATGGTCAAAGACCAAGttaagaaggaagaaaaagttgACAGTGTTGATACCGATAATCTACTCCAAGCACCTGGTACCGAATTAAAACGTAACGGTCAGAGACCGAAAAGCTGGTCACCGGATGCAGAAGTTTCGGAAAATATGCTCCCTGCCG TGTCTTTATCGCAGTCGCTTGAGAGGCTGGATAATACCGGTAGTTCGGAAATAACGCGAGAGGATTTGCTGCGCGGTACGAATACGAGTAAAAGCGCGGAAGACCAGGAGGCGAGGAACGTCCTTATGCCGTGCGACAACGGCCAATCGTACAGTGtttcacaaaataaaataGTTCACCTACCTGGGCCAGACACACCGAGTGTTAAGCACAGAGTAAACGAGCTGGAAACTCAAGGACAGAGGAGAAAAGGACTGGTTTTGAACCTGACGAACCAGTTCGAGGCAGCAACCAGCAAACCTTCATCCCCTGGTTCGGATTCCGACGTTAAACCACTTTCTCAAAGCCCGCCTCCACCCTCTTGCGTCGGCGAGGCGAATGAAAAGCAAGAAAACCCGGATACCGAAGAAGCGTGGGACCCGAGTGATAAGCAGAGTGATAAGGAGAGCCTAGTCTCGACACAAACGACTCATCCAACTGGAACAACACCGTCTGCAATTAACAATAGTGAATGTCTAGTCTGGACTGCATCGGCAGAATATAAAACTAACACCGATTCGAACAGGGATACTAGTTCTAACGGGGTAGTGACTATTAGTGAGAGTGAGTGTATTGCCGGCCAACCAACGGCCGTTTATCCAAATTTAATCAGTCGACGGTCAAGGAAGGACGGAGACCCGTTCAGCACGCAACTGGACAGGGTATTCGACAGGGAAGAAAGGCGGGGCGAACCGGCGAGGGATTCACCGAGTCGTCAGAGCTCCTGGAGCAGTTACGACAGTGCGGTCATAATGGACAACAATTCGGTACACAGTTCGTGGGCCACGTTGCCATCGAGAAACAGTTCGTGGGGGTCTTACGACATGCGACCTTCCGACCCGCTCGGATCTAGTGGTTTGTTTCCTTACGACAAGGAGGAAATACCGTGGCATCCTGGTACGGTCAAGAGAACGAAACAAAAACTTGAGGAAAGCACGAGCACCGTGAACAAAAGAGTCTGTACACAGGATTCGGACCCTGACGATAAGTCGGAGCGGCTCACGGCGGGTGATGAGGACGCTCCCGTCGAGGCCTACAACCCCGTTCTTCTTCATTATACAGCCTCGCCAACTCCCAGGCGGAGGGACTCGCCTCCCACGCATGAATCTAGTCCGAAAATTGGAACTGTCAGGGAGTCAGCAAGCTCTGCTGGAGGGATAGACATTAAACCTGGAGTGACGAGCGTTAGAGCGCTGGGAAGATTGTCGACAAGCGCACCAGCTCCCTCGTCATTGTCCTCGGAATCGGACCTGCCCTCGCCGCTGAGATCATGCAGGTCTGAGAGCGAAACAAACTCACCGTGCGTTGTGAACACTTCGCAATGTCCCTCGGTGATGCATCACAAAATGGTTTTGGAAAGTTTGAGCAACAAATCAATGTTCAATAAGCGGTGTCTCTCCGTCGACGACTCACCCGAGTTCGAATGCCCCAGGAGTAGTTCCGGCATAGTGAAGAATCTTAAAAAAGAATTCGAGGCCAAGTCAACGAAGCCTGAAAAGAGCCCTGAGAATAACGAGCCTGTTGAAGTATTGCCTAATACTCGGCAAAAAAAGGATAACAAGATAAGGAGCTTGCCGTCGTCTCCCGTCATCGCTCATAACGATTCGAAGATCCGATGCGCGTCGGTAAACGGTTCTAAGGACAAGGACAAGGACGCGAAGAAGCAGGATGTCGAATCACCACAGCCGGAAACTGCCGAGGATTTATCCGTGAAAGTCCTGGTCGGAAAATACGAATTTGCCAAGCCAGAACCACGAAGAACCTCGGAGATACAACTAAGAGTTCACAAAGATAAGGATAAGGATAAGGATAAAGATGCAATGGAAGTTCACCCACCAGCCAAGTCTAGAATAGCTCCGGAATTGTCGAGGAGATCCGCGCCCATAATGATAAATCATTCGCCTCTATTTCCCGAGGCGCCAGAAGCGCCGGGAAGGCCTCCATCGGTTCCGTCACCCAGCGTCGTTGTCGCAAGCGTCGTTGCAAAGGCAGCAAGCAAAAAGCAGCAGCAACACGGCAGATCACATCCTTTGGCTATGCTCCGAGTTAGACCCAGGCACAGCAGTCCGGTTTACAACACTATGTAA
- the ssh gene encoding protein phosphatase Slingshot isoform X3, which yields MALVTVQRSPSVTSSPQSSDSGAGAPADDDDAGRSCKRYALDWEMCLRCRRFVHYGDLSECYFAGKGAALVLPPNERARPSRRVSSAGCDIQQHLQSMFYLLRPEETLKMAVKLESVHPGRTRYLVVVSCTGRQDAEESCLLGIDCHARATVGLVLRVLADTAITLDGDGGFSVSVCGCQHIFKPVSVQAMWSALQTLHKVSSKAREQNYFLGGLSHDWVNYYEQRIESDRSCLNEWHTMDNLESRRPPSPDSERSKPREREETERVIRSTLKEIMMSVDLDEVTSKYIRGRLEEDLDMDLGEFKPFIDQEMLTILGQMDAPTEIFEHVYLGSEWNASNLEELQKNGVRHILNVTREIDNFFPGMFNYLNVRVYDDEKTDLLKHWDDTFKYITKAKKEGSKVLVHCKMGVSRSASVVIAYAMKAYNWDYSQALKHVKDKRSCIKPNSSFVSQLETYQGILDAMKNKEKLQRSKSDTNLKSPTMVKDQVKKEEKVDSVDTDNLLQAPGTELKRNGQRPKSWSPDAEVSENMLPAVSLSQSLERLDNTGSSEITREDLLRGTNTSKSAEDQEARNVLMPCDNGQSYSVSQNKIVHLPGPDTPSVKHRVNELETQGQRRKGLVLNLTNQFEAATSKPSSPGSDSDVKPLSQSPPPPSCVGEANEKQENPDTEEAWDPSDKQSDKESLVSTQTTHPTGTTPSAINNSECLVWTASAEYKTNTDSNRDTSSNGVVTISESECIAGQPTAVYPNLISRRSRKDGDPFSTQLDRVFDREERRGEPARDSPSRQSSWSSYDSAVIMDNNSVHSSWATLPSRNSSWGSYDMRPSDPLGSSGLFPYDKEEIPWHPGTVKRTKQKLEESTSTVNKRVCTQDSDPDDKSERLTAGDEDAPVEAYNPVLLHYTASPTPRRRDSPPTHESSPKIGTVRESASSAGGIDIKPGVTSVRALGRLSTSAPAPSSLSSESDLPSPLRSCRSESETNSPCVVNTSQCPSVMHHKMVLESLSNKSMFNKRCLSVDDSPEFECPRSSSGIVKNLKKEFEAKSTKPEKSPENNEPVEVLPNTRQKKDNKIRSLPSSPVIAHNDSKIRCASVNGSKDKDKDAKKQDVESPQPETAEDLSVKVLVGKYEFAKPEPRRTSEIQLRVHKDKDKDKDKDAMEVHPPAKSRIAPELSRRSAPIMINHSPLFPEAPEAPGRPPSVPSPSVVVASVVAKAASKKQQQHGRSHPLAMLRVRPRHSSPVYNTM from the exons GCTGTCAAGTTGGAGTCCGTCCATCCTGGAAGGACGCGGTACCTGGTCGTAGTGTCCTGTACAGGCAGACAGGATGCGGAAGAGAGTTGTCTTCTGGGCATAGATTGCCACGCGAGGGCAACAGTTGGCCTCGTTTTAAGAGTGCTGGCCGACACAGCGATCACGTTGGACGGCGATGG GGGCTTCAGCGTCAGCGTTTGCGGTTGTCAGCACATCTTCAAACCAGTATCCGTGCAAGCCATGTG GTCAGCTTTGCAAACGCTTCACAAGGTGTCCAGCAAAGCTCGAGAGCAGAACTATTTTCTCGGGGGTTTGTCCCATGACTGGGTCAATTACTATGAGCAACGGATCGAGAGTGACCGCTCGTGCCTCAACGAGTGGCACACAATGGATAATCTTGAATCCCGCAGGCCACCGTCTCCGGACAGTGAGCGCAGCAA acccagggagagagaggaaaCTGAGCGTGTTATCAGATCAACTTTGAAAGAGATCATGATGTCCGTTGATCTCGACGAGGTAACCTCAAAGTACATCAGAGGTCGTCTCGAGGAAGACCTCGACATGGATCTCGGAGAATTCAAACCATTCATTGATCAAGAAATGCTAACTATATTGGGGCAGATGGATGCGCCAACCGAGATATTCGAGCACGTTTACCTCGGCAGCGAATGGAATGCCAGCAATTTAGAAGAGCTGCAAAAAAATGG agTGAGGCACATCTTGAACGTTACAAGAGaaatcgacaattttttcccaGGGATGTTCAATTACTTGAATGTCCGCGTTTACGATGATGAAAAAACGGATTTGCTCAAACATTGGGATGACACGTTTAAATATATAACGAAGGCGAAGAAGGAGGGTTCAAAAGTGCTGGTTCATTGTAAAATGGGAGTTTCCAGGTCGGCTTCGGTTGTGATTGCCTACGCTATGAAGGCCTACAACTGGGACTACTCGCAAGCCCTGAAACACGTAAAAGATAAACGAAGCTGCATAAAGCCAAACAGTAGTTTCGTATCGCAACTCGAAACGTATCAGGGCATTTTAGATGCCATGAAGAACAAGGAGAAATTACAAAGGTCCAAATCTGACACGAATTTAAAGTCACCGACGATGGTCAAAGACCAAGttaagaaggaagaaaaagttgACAGTGTTGATACCGATAATCTACTCCAAGCACCTGGTACCGAATTAAAACGTAACGGTCAGAGACCGAAAAGCTGGTCACCGGATGCAGAAGTTTCGGAAAATATGCTCCCTGCCG TGTCTTTATCGCAGTCGCTTGAGAGGCTGGATAATACCGGTAGTTCGGAAATAACGCGAGAGGATTTGCTGCGCGGTACGAATACGAGTAAAAGCGCGGAAGACCAGGAGGCGAGGAACGTCCTTATGCCGTGCGACAACGGCCAATCGTACAGTGtttcacaaaataaaataGTTCACCTACCTGGGCCAGACACACCGAGTGTTAAGCACAGAGTAAACGAGCTGGAAACTCAAGGACAGAGGAGAAAAGGACTGGTTTTGAACCTGACGAACCAGTTCGAGGCAGCAACCAGCAAACCTTCATCCCCTGGTTCGGATTCCGACGTTAAACCACTTTCTCAAAGCCCGCCTCCACCCTCTTGCGTCGGCGAGGCGAATGAAAAGCAAGAAAACCCGGATACCGAAGAAGCGTGGGACCCGAGTGATAAGCAGAGTGATAAGGAGAGCCTAGTCTCGACACAAACGACTCATCCAACTGGAACAACACCGTCTGCAATTAACAATAGTGAATGTCTAGTCTGGACTGCATCGGCAGAATATAAAACTAACACCGATTCGAACAGGGATACTAGTTCTAACGGGGTAGTGACTATTAGTGAGAGTGAGTGTATTGCCGGCCAACCAACGGCCGTTTATCCAAATTTAATCAGTCGACGGTCAAGGAAGGACGGAGACCCGTTCAGCACGCAACTGGACAGGGTATTCGACAGGGAAGAAAGGCGGGGCGAACCGGCGAGGGATTCACCGAGTCGTCAGAGCTCCTGGAGCAGTTACGACAGTGCGGTCATAATGGACAACAATTCGGTACACAGTTCGTGGGCCACGTTGCCATCGAGAAACAGTTCGTGGGGGTCTTACGACATGCGACCTTCCGACCCGCTCGGATCTAGTGGTTTGTTTCCTTACGACAAGGAGGAAATACCGTGGCATCCTGGTACGGTCAAGAGAACGAAACAAAAACTTGAGGAAAGCACGAGCACCGTGAACAAAAGAGTCTGTACACAGGATTCGGACCCTGACGATAAGTCGGAGCGGCTCACGGCGGGTGATGAGGACGCTCCCGTCGAGGCCTACAACCCCGTTCTTCTTCATTATACAGCCTCGCCAACTCCCAGGCGGAGGGACTCGCCTCCCACGCATGAATCTAGTCCGAAAATTGGAACTGTCAGGGAGTCAGCAAGCTCTGCTGGAGGGATAGACATTAAACCTGGAGTGACGAGCGTTAGAGCGCTGGGAAGATTGTCGACAAGCGCACCAGCTCCCTCGTCATTGTCCTCGGAATCGGACCTGCCCTCGCCGCTGAGATCATGCAGGTCTGAGAGCGAAACAAACTCACCGTGCGTTGTGAACACTTCGCAATGTCCCTCGGTGATGCATCACAAAATGGTTTTGGAAAGTTTGAGCAACAAATCAATGTTCAATAAGCGGTGTCTCTCCGTCGACGACTCACCCGAGTTCGAATGCCCCAGGAGTAGTTCCGGCATAGTGAAGAATCTTAAAAAAGAATTCGAGGCCAAGTCAACGAAGCCTGAAAAGAGCCCTGAGAATAACGAGCCTGTTGAAGTATTGCCTAATACTCGGCAAAAAAAGGATAACAAGATAAGGAGCTTGCCGTCGTCTCCCGTCATCGCTCATAACGATTCGAAGATCCGATGCGCGTCGGTAAACGGTTCTAAGGACAAGGACAAGGACGCGAAGAAGCAGGATGTCGAATCACCACAGCCGGAAACTGCCGAGGATTTATCCGTGAAAGTCCTGGTCGGAAAATACGAATTTGCCAAGCCAGAACCACGAAGAACCTCGGAGATACAACTAAGAGTTCACAAAGATAAGGATAAGGATAAGGATAAAGATGCAATGGAAGTTCACCCACCAGCCAAGTCTAGAATAGCTCCGGAATTGTCGAGGAGATCCGCGCCCATAATGATAAATCATTCGCCTCTATTTCCCGAGGCGCCAGAAGCGCCGGGAAGGCCTCCATCGGTTCCGTCACCCAGCGTCGTTGTCGCAAGCGTCGTTGCAAAGGCAGCAAGCAAAAAGCAGCAGCAACACGGCAGATCACATCCTTTGGCTATGCTCCGAGTTAGACCCAGGCACAGCAGTCCGGTTTACAACACTATGTAA
- the ssh gene encoding protein phosphatase Slingshot isoform X4, giving the protein MALVTVQRSPSVTSSPQSSDSGAGAPADDDDAGRSCKSLSECYFAGKGAALVLPPNERARPSRRVSSAGCDIQQHLQSMFYLLRPEETLKMAVKLESVHPGRTRYLVVVSCTGRQDAEESCLLGIDCHARATVGLVLRVLADTAITLDGDGGFSVSVCGCQHIFKPVSVQAMWSALQTLHKVSSKAREQNYFLGGLSHDWVNYYEQRIESDRSCLNEWHTMDNLESRRPPSPDSERSKPREREETERVIRSTLKEIMMSVDLDEVTSKYIRGRLEEDLDMDLGEFKPFIDQEMLTILGQMDAPTEIFEHVYLGSEWNASNLEELQKNGVRHILNVTREIDNFFPGMFNYLNVRVYDDEKTDLLKHWDDTFKYITKAKKEGSKVLVHCKMGVSRSASVVIAYAMKAYNWDYSQALKHVKDKRSCIKPNSSFVSQLETYQGILDAMKNKEKLQRSKSDTNLKSPTMVKDQVKKEEKVDSVDTDNLLQAPGTELKRNGQRPKSWSPDAEVSENMLPAVSLSQSLERLDNTGSSEITREDLLRGTNTSKSAEDQEARNVLMPCDNGQSYSVSQNKIVHLPGPDTPSVKHRVNELETQGQRRKGLVLNLTNQFEAATSKPSSPGSDSDVKPLSQSPPPPSCVGEANEKQENPDTEEAWDPSDKQSDKESLVSTQTTHPTGTTPSAINNSECLVWTASAEYKTNTDSNRDTSSNGVVTISESECIAGQPTAVYPNLISRRSRKDGDPFSTQLDRVFDREERRGEPARDSPSRQSSWSSYDSAVIMDNNSVHSSWATLPSRNSSWGSYDMRPSDPLGSSGLFPYDKEEIPWHPGTVKRTKQKLEESTSTVNKRVCTQDSDPDDKSERLTAGDEDAPVEAYNPVLLHYTASPTPRRRDSPPTHESSPKIGTVRESASSAGGIDIKPGVTSVRALGRLSTSAPAPSSLSSESDLPSPLRSCRSESETNSPCVVNTSQCPSVMHHKMVLESLSNKSMFNKRCLSVDDSPEFECPRSSSGIVKNLKKEFEAKSTKPEKSPENNEPVEVLPNTRQKKDNKIRSLPSSPVIAHNDSKIRCASVNGSKDKDKDAKKQDVESPQPETAEDLSVKVLVGKYEFAKPEPRRTSEIQLRVHKDKDKDKDKDAMEVHPPAKSRIAPELSRRSAPIMINHSPLFPEAPEAPGRPPSVPSPSVVVASVVAKAASKKQQQHGRSHPLAMLRVRPRHSSPVYNTM; this is encoded by the exons GCTGTCAAGTTGGAGTCCGTCCATCCTGGAAGGACGCGGTACCTGGTCGTAGTGTCCTGTACAGGCAGACAGGATGCGGAAGAGAGTTGTCTTCTGGGCATAGATTGCCACGCGAGGGCAACAGTTGGCCTCGTTTTAAGAGTGCTGGCCGACACAGCGATCACGTTGGACGGCGATGG GGGCTTCAGCGTCAGCGTTTGCGGTTGTCAGCACATCTTCAAACCAGTATCCGTGCAAGCCATGTG GTCAGCTTTGCAAACGCTTCACAAGGTGTCCAGCAAAGCTCGAGAGCAGAACTATTTTCTCGGGGGTTTGTCCCATGACTGGGTCAATTACTATGAGCAACGGATCGAGAGTGACCGCTCGTGCCTCAACGAGTGGCACACAATGGATAATCTTGAATCCCGCAGGCCACCGTCTCCGGACAGTGAGCGCAGCAA acccagggagagagaggaaaCTGAGCGTGTTATCAGATCAACTTTGAAAGAGATCATGATGTCCGTTGATCTCGACGAGGTAACCTCAAAGTACATCAGAGGTCGTCTCGAGGAAGACCTCGACATGGATCTCGGAGAATTCAAACCATTCATTGATCAAGAAATGCTAACTATATTGGGGCAGATGGATGCGCCAACCGAGATATTCGAGCACGTTTACCTCGGCAGCGAATGGAATGCCAGCAATTTAGAAGAGCTGCAAAAAAATGG agTGAGGCACATCTTGAACGTTACAAGAGaaatcgacaattttttcccaGGGATGTTCAATTACTTGAATGTCCGCGTTTACGATGATGAAAAAACGGATTTGCTCAAACATTGGGATGACACGTTTAAATATATAACGAAGGCGAAGAAGGAGGGTTCAAAAGTGCTGGTTCATTGTAAAATGGGAGTTTCCAGGTCGGCTTCGGTTGTGATTGCCTACGCTATGAAGGCCTACAACTGGGACTACTCGCAAGCCCTGAAACACGTAAAAGATAAACGAAGCTGCATAAAGCCAAACAGTAGTTTCGTATCGCAACTCGAAACGTATCAGGGCATTTTAGATGCCATGAAGAACAAGGAGAAATTACAAAGGTCCAAATCTGACACGAATTTAAAGTCACCGACGATGGTCAAAGACCAAGttaagaaggaagaaaaagttgACAGTGTTGATACCGATAATCTACTCCAAGCACCTGGTACCGAATTAAAACGTAACGGTCAGAGACCGAAAAGCTGGTCACCGGATGCAGAAGTTTCGGAAAATATGCTCCCTGCCG TGTCTTTATCGCAGTCGCTTGAGAGGCTGGATAATACCGGTAGTTCGGAAATAACGCGAGAGGATTTGCTGCGCGGTACGAATACGAGTAAAAGCGCGGAAGACCAGGAGGCGAGGAACGTCCTTATGCCGTGCGACAACGGCCAATCGTACAGTGtttcacaaaataaaataGTTCACCTACCTGGGCCAGACACACCGAGTGTTAAGCACAGAGTAAACGAGCTGGAAACTCAAGGACAGAGGAGAAAAGGACTGGTTTTGAACCTGACGAACCAGTTCGAGGCAGCAACCAGCAAACCTTCATCCCCTGGTTCGGATTCCGACGTTAAACCACTTTCTCAAAGCCCGCCTCCACCCTCTTGCGTCGGCGAGGCGAATGAAAAGCAAGAAAACCCGGATACCGAAGAAGCGTGGGACCCGAGTGATAAGCAGAGTGATAAGGAGAGCCTAGTCTCGACACAAACGACTCATCCAACTGGAACAACACCGTCTGCAATTAACAATAGTGAATGTCTAGTCTGGACTGCATCGGCAGAATATAAAACTAACACCGATTCGAACAGGGATACTAGTTCTAACGGGGTAGTGACTATTAGTGAGAGTGAGTGTATTGCCGGCCAACCAACGGCCGTTTATCCAAATTTAATCAGTCGACGGTCAAGGAAGGACGGAGACCCGTTCAGCACGCAACTGGACAGGGTATTCGACAGGGAAGAAAGGCGGGGCGAACCGGCGAGGGATTCACCGAGTCGTCAGAGCTCCTGGAGCAGTTACGACAGTGCGGTCATAATGGACAACAATTCGGTACACAGTTCGTGGGCCACGTTGCCATCGAGAAACAGTTCGTGGGGGTCTTACGACATGCGACCTTCCGACCCGCTCGGATCTAGTGGTTTGTTTCCTTACGACAAGGAGGAAATACCGTGGCATCCTGGTACGGTCAAGAGAACGAAACAAAAACTTGAGGAAAGCACGAGCACCGTGAACAAAAGAGTCTGTACACAGGATTCGGACCCTGACGATAAGTCGGAGCGGCTCACGGCGGGTGATGAGGACGCTCCCGTCGAGGCCTACAACCCCGTTCTTCTTCATTATACAGCCTCGCCAACTCCCAGGCGGAGGGACTCGCCTCCCACGCATGAATCTAGTCCGAAAATTGGAACTGTCAGGGAGTCAGCAAGCTCTGCTGGAGGGATAGACATTAAACCTGGAGTGACGAGCGTTAGAGCGCTGGGAAGATTGTCGACAAGCGCACCAGCTCCCTCGTCATTGTCCTCGGAATCGGACCTGCCCTCGCCGCTGAGATCATGCAGGTCTGAGAGCGAAACAAACTCACCGTGCGTTGTGAACACTTCGCAATGTCCCTCGGTGATGCATCACAAAATGGTTTTGGAAAGTTTGAGCAACAAATCAATGTTCAATAAGCGGTGTCTCTCCGTCGACGACTCACCCGAGTTCGAATGCCCCAGGAGTAGTTCCGGCATAGTGAAGAATCTTAAAAAAGAATTCGAGGCCAAGTCAACGAAGCCTGAAAAGAGCCCTGAGAATAACGAGCCTGTTGAAGTATTGCCTAATACTCGGCAAAAAAAGGATAACAAGATAAGGAGCTTGCCGTCGTCTCCCGTCATCGCTCATAACGATTCGAAGATCCGATGCGCGTCGGTAAACGGTTCTAAGGACAAGGACAAGGACGCGAAGAAGCAGGATGTCGAATCACCACAGCCGGAAACTGCCGAGGATTTATCCGTGAAAGTCCTGGTCGGAAAATACGAATTTGCCAAGCCAGAACCACGAAGAACCTCGGAGATACAACTAAGAGTTCACAAAGATAAGGATAAGGATAAGGATAAAGATGCAATGGAAGTTCACCCACCAGCCAAGTCTAGAATAGCTCCGGAATTGTCGAGGAGATCCGCGCCCATAATGATAAATCATTCGCCTCTATTTCCCGAGGCGCCAGAAGCGCCGGGAAGGCCTCCATCGGTTCCGTCACCCAGCGTCGTTGTCGCAAGCGTCGTTGCAAAGGCAGCAAGCAAAAAGCAGCAGCAACACGGCAGATCACATCCTTTGGCTATGCTCCGAGTTAGACCCAGGCACAGCAGTCCGGTTTACAACACTATGTAA